gtgtgaagtaatataaacgacctgtaaagatcattgcataaaaggttttggcctttagtaggtagtaaagcgtggatattaaaaaaaagttttttgaaaacaaatgcatttattaacagcattaaaaaaaaaaaatccctaaaaaactgctatcagtaattctcataaaatacgacactgttattatgaataacagtctccatcacttcagtgcctgcaggtcagatgaatgaaagatgtttatcttatgagatcacatcaaacggcaaacattctgaccaaatatatcatcttgaagaatcggtgaaagcatacatctaaataaagtaatcaaaacagcaacacggtgaggggtatctgaaaatcagagcagagttttaactcacaaacacctggtaacacaggtgaggaaacgggaaacacttccttaaagtaagccttaagaactttacaggttaagattagtcacaaacaggtggcgcatcaatgtccttgagcatcctgcattgtttgaaaatgagaatggtcgctagtttcaatccctgctatttgtacagatcatattcaaaatgcatttttttacaacaaacttgagagcctccccttcattttcagtgggaacagtgttgttggtctccctttttttgctagtgtgtcataatctggagtaaaatttgttgtggcaattcttaggagagatccgaggtgttggtccgtttacctagatccgtgacgggttgatgttgatgttcatgtggctgaacgtcacgtcgcgtacgtcgagccaaattggccactctttttaaacactcggcactcagtgtccaccttgcttttccttgggcgactcattttaatggaaggattccaggggaaggtttgtgcgtgcgtggctttagcgtaaaactgtatccgaaagcgcggcgcgcaaattacaagaatgctgtcgtcacagcccacgctctaaatttggcactgatacaaatagaacgcgagtgcgccatttccgtactactgagtacgtacacgcacttgtgagtgggtaccgagctttctgacacggcttccggtagtaaatgcgcaggcgagtggttccccatctacttggaaaacgcagtcattgcaggcaaaaggaccggaaaaaaaaaaaggtttaataatgcaatttatttagggttggcgggccggattaaacgggccgcagtttgcccatacctgtttTAGACCAAGCGCGGGTTGTCGACgttgtgatgatgtcatttgagTGTGGTCCCGGACGGCCTCTAGCGAAGGACCGTTTAATGTTGTTACCCAGCAAACAAACCAAGGTAGCatgcaaaagtttttttttttttttttttacgttttccacaaaagaaaaaaaaactccaatagattttaataacatactagcGTGCGTTTGTCGTGTGTGTTAACACTAGTGTTAACTAGCCAGAGCTCTTTCAGCCACTTGTGCGTCATTGACGCCAGAAGCAGCCTTGGCGCTTTCCATCCATGTGCTTCACAAAAAAGTAAAGCTTGTGATGTTTCATACGCACACTGTTGGCCAAAGCCTTCATTATCAAAATTAGGTCTGGTATTTGTATATGATCTGTTTGATTATTTTGAGATTAATGTCGTGGTATTAAATGAACAAATGATATGCTGTTTATGATACTTACTTTACTTGTCGTAAAATGTTGGGAATTATTCACATCTCAAGGATCTCCATTTCTTAATGTCAGGTTCaacgtgctaactgaatatctgaataaaagaaaaggatcagcagacaaaaaacaagtgaggcagaatattgagttttctcgcgaggagtgagatacagattgctttctacaatctgactacactaaaaaatctgtttacactcctcgctctttttgtttggaatgccctacccacagtgtgagacgattagcccctgagggtaagggggaaaaaagattgcgggcttcgtctcgtaagaaaagaaacaaaaagtaatgcacaaagtgttgcgtgcagatatggctatatcagcaaaacagtttaagcaatattccgagagataaagagagaaagtgacgttctttaaggaagatcagaaggctcatgacgcatcgtttgacgtgttgttttcatgctcttttctggtggacgctgagatgttagtaatatcttgtttgacacaaccgtcatctcgcccctgacccagccgtaatccttctgttctgttgcacaagataagaataagcaaggcaaagcagcaagcatactgagcagtaacattattaataagtactcattagaaaatgcatgataacatatatatacaatttttctaacacttaCGGTGCATCACATAACACGTCGTCATTTGTCATCGTTCAATATCATTCCACATAATTCCATATGATTCAATACTTCTTCAcgatttcacattgttcaatgtCATTCCGTACAATTTACTCTCATAGTATTTCATGATTCCAAGGCAttccacatgcttttatattttGTCAGTCAGCATTTCCACACAAATTGCTTCATCTATTTTTACTGCAGAATGAAAAGAATTGGCCTTACTTTTTCCAGTGCAGAGAACAGGGTTGAATCACCGCACAATCacaagaaagggaaaaaaaaaagtcttgcttttttcagttttttttttttaacaagtctTGACACCCCAGTTAACTATATCATCATCGATGCAAAAACTCATGAAGAGTGCTCAAATAGAAGGTGAAACCTTCACGGATCATTGTTCATCTCCCCAACACACTCGAAATTCTCAATAGAGACTCTTTGGCAAGTGATTGATTGAGCAGGCAACAGTTAGGTGTGGGCTACTGTGTGCTTGATTAAGCTTTCCTTgtaagagaatttttggccacaaactgagcaggaaaaaggtttctcgccagtgtggactcTTGAGTGCCTTTTTAAGCTTGCCTTCAAtgaaaatctttggccacaaaatgagcatgaaaaaggtttctcgccagtgtggattcttatgTGCGTTATTAATTGTCCCCTCTGTGTGAATGTTTTAGCACAAACTgaacatgaaaaaggtttctcgtcagtgtggattcttgtatgatttTTTAAGGTTTCATTCTCtgaaaatctttggccacaaactgagcaggaaaaaggtttctcaccagtgtggtttCTTGTGTGCCTTTCTAAGTTTTTCTTGTGacggaatttttggccacaaaccgagcatgaaaaaggtttctcgccagtgtggatattTGTGTGATTTTTTAAGTATATCATTTGCCTGAAtttctggccacaaactgagcatgaaaaaggtttctcgtcagtgtgggttcttgtatgcaAATTTAAAGCTCCCTTCGCtgaaaatctttggccacaaactgagcaggaaaaaggtttctcaccagtgtggattcttgtatgaagtGTTAGACTATGATTCGCtgaaaatctttggccacaaactgagcatgaaaaaggtttctcgccagtgtgtttTCTTGTGTGACTTTGTAAATGTGTCCTCTGTctaaatttttggccacaaactgagcatgtaaaaggtttctcgccagtgtggactcTTGTATGAGTTTTCAATTGTCCCTTataagagaatttttggccacaaactgagcaggaaaagttTTTCTCTTCTGTGTGGATTTGCATGTGTCGTTTCAAACGATGGTTCTTAGCAAAACACTTCCCACACTGAGAACATTGCCTGTGTTTGTTGTGAGACTCATctccagcagtagcagcaggaaCATGTGACGACACATTTAATCTATCTAATGGTGGCGCTGCTCGTGATCCTCCACAGTGGTCTCTATCACCTTCTCCGGTCATTGGttgacttgagctgcagcttggagGCACCACCCCTTTGCTCACCTCCTGTTGACCCTCATCTAAACTCTTCACAGGAGCACCAGTCAATGGCATCTTGCAggtatcctcctcctccttctctttaATGTCGCAGGACTCCTCAGCCTCCTCTTTACTACAAGGCCACTCAGGCTCTTTTTCCTCTTTTATGGTGCAAAGAAACTCCATCTGTTCATTGAAGTGATGGACCTCTTTGCCcacatcttcctctttaatgcgAGTGCGCTCTGGCTCTAGCTGCTTCGGACGAATAGCTtcactgatgtctgcaagaCAAGATAAACACATATGAAAGTTACAGTTGAAGAGAAGCTGGTCAAACCCATACAAGGACTTTTTCAATCTGCCTATCACACATGATTTTGATCGAATTctactaaaaataaacactggGAGATGATTCATAATAAAAACTAGACGTGTACTAACCTGCTCTGCGTAACACAACATAAGGCTGCAGCCAAAGATGTTCTTGTTGTGGACGACTACGGTCGTTTTCCTCCACAtactttgctgtggtccttgcagacattttcacactgcaaTCACAACACTTGTTCAATGATGTTTGGCTAATAATGTCTTTTGGGCAGTGGCAAGCGAGTTTTTTCTTGAAGTAATGGAATATAGGTTAACCCGTATTTTTATCCCTTATTGGCCCAAATAgatgacccccactttttcaagactcaagtttgaaaaaaagacttattgaacaccaaatttaaatttttatacagaaaataatcacATCTGAAACTAGCTATAAtatcaatatattcgagagaaagcgcatgttattttgcctcattcaaatcgtgcaaaaactgtctatcacatcttaatatttgaacatttaaatatgtaaactaaagtgcaatcacatttgtaaatgaatggcttctggtttttgaaatgtaattaaaccaatctactgttataagacaacaaaattgcaatatctgcattaaccatcaaagtgaagtctaactgtaactttctgtagtcttgaaacaaatcttgttgggttgacaacatttatctgaaatcaatctcagagacggtaggtctttttggcttagcgttttcttctgcgcagaagggcgtagcccagacacacacagcaagtgtggatgagatccgcgctctgctctgagtttagccgtgcctttattgagagagaaacaaaggggcaagtgtacatggtcgaataggtttccagacaggaagaacattccatagttatatcccattaccacagaacacagggggtactcttacggacggggcagtatggacgtctcatgaccattagctcaacaaagatgtagtctttagtgcctctgggaatacattgctgtgccgtactcatgacttcaacttaaataagacctttgtccgcttcagccgtcccatgacaatctcatgatctgcacatgtctagctaactgtggggcttattgtatagcgcggctaatgactgccatatgcccccaagtcattttcacgaggccagatggtcacatactgcggagaatcttgcacacaaaagtagttacatagaatccaatgataaagagAATATTTCTCCCAacacccctctttttaatgttatggttgccctggttacagaggcgttgctacactaagggaggggagattgtgtctgtagcaacgctgattagctaaagaatgtagtgtggtgtgaattagcacttcattgttggctcgtcctcgactgtaatcaaataccttgaagcacgttgattgccgctttgctgtggaacaaatgcaactaaacctttgctaactttatttacttggtaaattaacacacaataacaataagtaacttgtcctaaacacttcaacacaccttaagcaaacgtgaggtaactggtatgcagttccttaaacaaacattgagtaaatatgggataacttttatgcaactacttctaactgtatataacccttaacaaagaaaaacaggtctgataaactacaatctatgaaccaaacctacaggtaaatgaaaaggaatgacgttcctgtgaatcaaacaaagaacatgtcacctatgaaaATAAGCCCTgcccattgttagtgaaggcctcttacgggtacaaaaacacacagacaacataaggacaggaaggatacaaatggctgacagggatcaaaagacatccctatcactaaaaaggaagaacctagatcaaaggaaagataaactcgtaaaggcgaggcctccaagtctggcaggccaaagcttcacttaaaattattccaacactaACCAACTGTAATCTTTGTTCATCGACGGACATCTCAAACAACACGCAACGGATGTCAACTTcaacttgttttgtttacaacgtGAACTTAAACTAACCCAATACACAACACGACACATCGGACTTGTTTTAGCAAACGTGCTTACGCGTTACCATCTGGTGGCATTGAGATTTCAAATCGGGAGCATGCCTGCCTGCAAGCATCACTGCTAATCCTCGACTTTGAGTTTTTCCACAGTACAGTATTACTCTTAGTACAGGCAAGAACCAGCACGTGATGATGGCTCATTTGAGATCGAACATTCGTCGAGGATAAGCTAATATCTACCATGCAAATGAAAGCGGACTGCACTTCTGTACTGCAAGCAAGCAGTACTACAAATAAAGTTACAAACATGATAACTTAGGCCCATTGTCGTAACTTACCTCGTTCGTCGCTACGGTTGTCGTGTCGCTGATGTTACTGATTCACCACATAAATTGCGTGTTTATCTGATGCGGCCGCTCCTGTTTGAGTTTTTATACTAAGCACGGTTTTGTCGCCGCTTTACTTCCTACTACGTAACGATGATGTCATTTGAGTGAGGTCCTGGGCGCCCTCTAGCGAAGGACCGTGGGACGTTTAATGTTGTTGCCCAGCAAACAAGGTGGTGTGCAAaaaaagttattattattattatttttttttttttacgttttctacaaaagaaaaaacccaACTCCATTAGATTTTAATAGCATACTGGCGTGCGTTTGTCGTGTGTGTTGTTTAACGCTAGTGTCAACTAGCCAGAAAGCTTTCAGCCGCTTTTGGGTCATTGAAGCCTTGGCGCTTTCCATCCACGTGCGTCACAAAAAAGTAAAGCTTGTGATGTTTCATACGCACACTGGTGGCCAAAGCCTTCATTATCAAAATAAGGTCTGGTATTTGTATATGATGTGTTTGATTATTTTGAGATTAATGtcgtggtatcaaatgaactaaTGATATGCTGCTGTTTATGATACTTACCTTACTTGTGTCGTAAAATGTTGGGAATTATTCACATCTCATGGATCTCCATTTCGTCACGTGCATCTCGCGTGTCGTCCTTCGTCATCGTTTAATATCATTCCATATAATTCCATATGATTCACTATTTCTCCACGATTCCACATTGTTCAATGTCACAATTcactcattttattttatgattcCAAGACATTCCACATGCTTTTATAGTTTGTCAGTCGGCAGTTCCACACAAattatttcatctatttttaCTGCAAAAAGTATTGGCCTTTTAGagaacttatttttgcaagaacaatacgggagacagtatgctcttttacgacgttgtgtaagacaggacaagctaggttatttattacaagttacattccaacataagcataggatcaaactaatctatcaaccgtgACATATATCAACCCTAACATGGCCTCACTTTTTCTGGTGCAGAGAGTAGGGTTGAATCGCCACACAagcacaagaaagaaaaaaaaagtcttgcttttatctgctttttcttttctaCAAGTCTTGACATGCCAGTTAACTATATCATCATCAGTGCAAAAACTCATGAAGTTTGCTCAAATAGAAGGTGAAACCTTCATGGATCATTGCTCATCTCCCCAAAAGACTAGGAATTCTCAATAGAGACACTTCGGCAAGTGGCTGAGCAGGCAACAGGGTTAGGTGTGGGCTACTATGTGCTTGATTAAGCTTGTCTTGAGagggaatttttggccacaaacagagagcatgaaaaaggtttctcgccagtgtggactcTTGAGTGCCTTTTTAAGGTTCCCTtccttgaaaatattttgccaCAAACCGAGCATGAAAAagttttctcgccagtgtggattcttgtatgcaaATTTAGAGCTCCCTTCACtgaaaatctttggccacaaactgagcatgaaaaaggtttctcgccggtgtggattcttgtgtgactttttaagttcaaagtcaaaagtcaaagtcagctttattgtcaatttctccacatgccaaagacacacaaagaaaccgaaatttcgttcccccctatcccacggtgacaagacatggctcacaaaagacaaacaagtaaacaagtataacaaaagcgtgctgaataaataatgaataaataacacaacaataaataaatagaggagcagaaaaaaaaggagcaagtgcgcgtacagcagacattcccgaaaatagcgcaacagtgccgcacgctacgcagaagggggtagcgagttcagggccctaacagtttCCCTTTTGATGGAAtttctggccacaaactgagcatgaaaaacgtTTCTCACCACTGTGGTTTCTTGTGTGGCTTTCAAAGCTTTTCTTGCAactgaatttttggccacaaactgagcatgaaaaaggtttctcaccagtgtgactACTTGTATGAGTTTCCAATTGTCCCTTCCGAGAGAATTTTcgtccacaaactgagcaggaaaaaggtttctcgccagtgtgggttcttgtgtgcccATTTAAATGTTCCCTCCAAGAGAATTTTtgtccacaaactgagcaggaaaaacgtttctcgccagtgtgggttctcaAGTGAGTTTTGAAGTTTCCCTccagagagaatttttggccacaaactgaggaggaaaaaggtttctcaccagtatggattcttgtatgaagtGTTAGActattcttcactgaaaatctttggccacaaactgagcataaaaaagctttctcaccagtgtgactTCTTGTATGAATTTTCAAGTATGCCTTAGAAGAGAATTttcggccacaaactgagcatgaaaaaggtttctcaccagtatgggttcttgtatgaattGTTAGACTTGCCTTCACtgaaaatctttggccacaaactgagcatgaaaaaggtttctcaccagtgtagaCTCTTGTGTGCCGTTCTAAGGTTTCCTTCTGactgaatttttggccacaaaatgagcatgaaaaaggtttctcgccagtgtggactcTTGTATGAGTTTTCAAGTGTCCCTTataagagaatttttggccacaaactgagcaggaaaagttTTTCTCTCCCGTGTGGATTTTCATGTGTCGTTTCAAACGATGGTTCTTAGCAAAACACTTCCCACACTGAGAACATTGCCTGTGTTTGTTGTGAGACTCATCaccagcagcatcagcagcaagAACATGTGACGACACATGTAATCTAACTAATGGTGGAGCTGCTTGTGATCCTCCACAGTGATCTCCATCACCTTCTCTGGTCATTGGttgacttgagctgcagcttggaAGCTCCGCCCCTTTGCTCACCTCTTGTTGACCCTCATCTAAACTCTTCACAGGAACAC
This portion of the Syngnathus scovelli strain Florida chromosome 3, RoL_Ssco_1.2, whole genome shotgun sequence genome encodes:
- the LOC125994717 gene encoding gastrula zinc finger protein XlCGF57.1-like yields the protein MSARTTAKYVEEKDRSRPQKEHLWLQPYVVLRRADISEAIRPKRQEPERTRIKEEDMGKEVHHFNEQMEHKFLCTIKEEEEPERPCSKEEAEESCDIKKDEEEEDTCKVPLTGVPVKSLDEGQQEVSKGAELPSCSSSQPMTREGDGDHCGGSQAAPPLVRLHVSSHVLAADAAGDESHNKHRQCSQCGKCFAKNHRLKRHMKIHTGEKNFSCSVCGQKFSYKGHLKTHTRVHTGEKPFSCSFCGQKFSQKETLERHTRVYTGEKPFSCSVCGQRFSVKASLTIHTRTHTGEKPFSCSVCGRKFSSKAYLKIHTRSHTGEKAFLCSVCGQRFSVKNSLTLHTRIHTGEKPFSSSVCGQKFSLEGNFKTHLRTHTGEKRFSCSVCGQKFSWREHLNGHTRTHTGEKPFSCSVCGRKFSRKGQLETHTSSHTGEKPFSCSVCGQKFSCKKSFESHTRNHSGEKRFSCSVCGQKFHQKGNC
- the LOC125994716 gene encoding gastrula zinc finger protein XlCGF57.1-like isoform X2, coding for MEFLCTIKEEKEPEWPCSKEEAEESCDIKEKEEEDTCKMPLTGAPVKSLDEGQQEVSKGVVPPSCSSSQPMTGEGDRDHCGGSRAAPPLDRLNVSSHVPAATAGDESHNKHRQCSQCGKCFAKNHRLKRHMQIHTEEKNFSCSVCGQKFSYKGQLKTHTRVHTGEKPFTCSVCGQKFRQRTHLQSHTRKHTGEKPFSCSVCGQRFSANHSLTLHTRIHTGEKPFSCSVCGQRFSAKGALNLHTRTHTDEKPFSCSVCGQKFRQMIYLKNHTNIHTGEKPFSCSVCGQKFRHKKNLERHTRNHTGEKPFSCSVCGQRFSENETLKNHTRIHTDEKPFSCSVCAKTFTQRGQLITHIRIHTGEKPFSCSFCGQRFSLKASLKRHSRVHTGEKPFSCSVCGQKFSYKESLIKHTVAHT
- the LOC125994716 gene encoding gastrula zinc finger protein XlCGF57.1-like isoform X1, which produces MSARTTAKYVEENDRSRPQQEHLWLQPYVVLRRADISEAIRPKQLEPERTRIKEEDVGKEVHHFNEQMEFLCTIKEEKEPEWPCSKEEAEESCDIKEKEEEDTCKMPLTGAPVKSLDEGQQEVSKGVVPPSCSSSQPMTGEGDRDHCGGSRAAPPLDRLNVSSHVPAATAGDESHNKHRQCSQCGKCFAKNHRLKRHMQIHTEEKNFSCSVCGQKFSYKGQLKTHTRVHTGEKPFTCSVCGQKFRQRTHLQSHTRKHTGEKPFSCSVCGQRFSANHSLTLHTRIHTGEKPFSCSVCGQRFSAKGALNLHTRTHTDEKPFSCSVCGQKFRQMIYLKNHTNIHTGEKPFSCSVCGQKFRHKKNLERHTRNHTGEKPFSCSVCGQRFSENETLKNHTRIHTDEKPFSCSVCAKTFTQRGQLITHIRIHTGEKPFSCSFCGQRFSLKASLKRHSRVHTGEKPFSCSVCGQKFSYKESLIKHTVAHT